A genome region from Nicotiana tabacum cultivar K326 chromosome 13, ASM71507v2, whole genome shotgun sequence includes the following:
- the LOC107822287 gene encoding vacuolar protein-sorting-associated protein 33 homolog isoform X2, whose amino-acid sequence MKFICSHIHNDISKGIQREYFVYFVPRRAVVCEKILEEEKVHHLLTIGEYPLYLIPLDEDVLSFEIDVAHKEYLVDGDTTSLWHIAKALHKIEFSFGVIPNVRAKGKASVRVADILNRMQLEEPVNTSEMGVPEINTIILLDREVDMITPMCSQLTYEGLLDEFLGINNGAVELDASIMGVQQEGKKIKVPLNSSDKLFKEIRDQNFEVVVQVLRQKATSMKQDYSEMQTTTQTVSELKDFVKKLNSLPEMTRHINLAQHLTTFTSKPSFLGRLDMEQTLVEAESYDICFEYIEEMIHKQEPLINVLRLLVLFSITNSGLPKKNFDYLRRELLHSYGFEHIATLNNLEKSGLLKKQETKSNWITIKRALQLVVEDIDTSNPNDISYVFSGYAPLSIRLVQHAIRSGWRPIEEILKLLPGPHSDIKRGGFSSSPSLDTLNGSSHGSDKVVDGRRSLVLVVFIGGVTSAEISALRFLSSQEGMAYDIIVATTKIINGSTLTETFVEKLG is encoded by the exons ATGAAGTTCATTTGCTCACACATCCATAATGATATTTCTAAAGGGATTCAAAGGGagtattttgtttattttgtccCTCGTCGTGCAGTTGTATGTGAGAAG ATACTTGAGGAAGAAAAAGTTCATCACCTGTTGACTATAGGGGAGTATCCCCTTTATCTTATTCCACTGGATGAGGATGTATTATCATTTGAAATTGATGTTGCTCACAAA GAGTACCTAGTTGACGGGGACACTACCTCCCTGTGGCACATAGCAAAAGCTCTCCATAAAATCGAG TTTTCCTTTGGAGTGATTCCAAATGTGAGGGCCAAAGGGAAAGCATCAGTTCGCGTTGCTGACATTTTGAATCGGATGCAATTGGAAGAACCTGTGAACACATCTGAG ATGGGTGTGCCTGAAATAAATACTATCATCCTCTTGGACAGAGAG GTGGATATGATCACTCCAATGTGTTCGCAGTTAACATATGAAGGGCTGCTGGATGAG TTTCTTGGTATCAATAATGGTGCTGTGGAACTAGATGCATCTATTATGGGTGTCCAGCAAGAAGGCAAGAAGATAAAGGTTCCCCTTAATTCAAG TGACAAGTTGTTCAAAGAGATACGGGACCAGAACTTTGAAGTTGTTGTCCAG GTTCTACGTCAAAAAGCAACTTCCATGAAGCAAGATTACTCAGAGATGCAGACTACG ACCCAGACAGTCTCCGAGTTGAAGGATTTTGTCAAAAAGCTGAACTCATTGCCGGAAATGACT AGACACATAAATCTTGCTCAGCATTTAACTACATTTACATCTAAACCTTCATTCCTTGGCCGACTTGATATGGAGCAAACTCTTGTTGAGGCTGAAAGCTATGATAT ATGCTTTGAGTACATTGAGGAGATGATCCATAAGCAAGAGCCACTTATCAATGTTCTACGTCTTCTTGTCTTGTTCTCAATAACAAATTCAGGGTTGCCCAAGAAAAACTTTGACTATTTGAG GCGAGAACTGCTTCACAGCTATGGTTTTGAGCATATAGCAACCTTGAATAATTTGGAGAAGTCTGGATTGCTTAAGAAACAG GAGACTAAAAGCAATTGGATAACAATCAAACGTGCACTGCAGCTCGTAGTGGAGGATATTGATACTTCCAA TCCCAACGATATCTCCTATGTCTTCTCTGGGTATGCACCTCTCAGTATTCGCCTGGTTCAACATGCAATTCGATCTGGGTG GCGGCCGATTGAAGAAATATTGAAGCTGCTGCCAGGTCCACACTCAGATATTAAGAGG GGTGGATTTTCCAGCAGTCCATCATTGGACACATTAAACGGGTCTTCGCATGGCTCGGACAA AGTTGTTGATGGAAGGCGCTCTTTGGTTCTTGTTGTTTTCATTGGCGGAGTGACATCTGCAGAGATATCTGCTCTTCGTTTCCTGAGCAGCCAG GAAGGGATGGCATATGACATAATTGTAGCAACTACAAAAATTATCAACGGAAGCACATTGACAGAAACATTTGTGGAGAAATTGGGATGA
- the LOC107822287 gene encoding vacuolar protein-sorting-associated protein 33 homolog isoform X1: MAQVPNLDNAPINLKSLRDQSLKELITILKNIRGKKCLVIDPKLGGSLSLIVQSSLLKEHGAELRHLNAEPVQTDCTKVVYLVRAQLDLMKFICSHIHNDISKGIQREYFVYFVPRRAVVCEKILEEEKVHHLLTIGEYPLYLIPLDEDVLSFEIDVAHKEYLVDGDTTSLWHIAKALHKIEFSFGVIPNVRAKGKASVRVADILNRMQLEEPVNTSEMGVPEINTIILLDREVDMITPMCSQLTYEGLLDEFLGINNGAVELDASIMGVQQEGKKIKVPLNSSDKLFKEIRDQNFEVVVQVLRQKATSMKQDYSEMQTTTQTVSELKDFVKKLNSLPEMTRHINLAQHLTTFTSKPSFLGRLDMEQTLVEAESYDICFEYIEEMIHKQEPLINVLRLLVLFSITNSGLPKKNFDYLRRELLHSYGFEHIATLNNLEKSGLLKKQETKSNWITIKRALQLVVEDIDTSNPNDISYVFSGYAPLSIRLVQHAIRSGWRPIEEILKLLPGPHSDIKRGGFSSSPSLDTLNGSSHGSDKVVDGRRSLVLVVFIGGVTSAEISALRFLSSQEGMAYDIIVATTKIINGSTLTETFVEKLG; encoded by the exons ATGGCGCAAGTCCCCAATTTGGATAACGCTCCCATAAATCTGAAATCTCTGAG AGATCAATCACTGAAAGAACTGATTACGATTTTGAAGAAC ATTAGGGGGAAAAAGTGTTTGGTAATTGATCCTAAGCTTGGCGGTTCACTCTCTCTTATTGTACAGAGCTCACTTCTCAAg GAGCATGGGGCTGAATTGAGGCATCTTAATGCGGAACCAGTTCAAACTGATTGCACGAAAGTAGTTTATCTTGTCCGAGCTCAGCTTGACTTGATGAAGTTCATTTGCTCACACATCCATAATGATATTTCTAAAGGGATTCAAAGGGagtattttgtttattttgtccCTCGTCGTGCAGTTGTATGTGAGAAG ATACTTGAGGAAGAAAAAGTTCATCACCTGTTGACTATAGGGGAGTATCCCCTTTATCTTATTCCACTGGATGAGGATGTATTATCATTTGAAATTGATGTTGCTCACAAA GAGTACCTAGTTGACGGGGACACTACCTCCCTGTGGCACATAGCAAAAGCTCTCCATAAAATCGAG TTTTCCTTTGGAGTGATTCCAAATGTGAGGGCCAAAGGGAAAGCATCAGTTCGCGTTGCTGACATTTTGAATCGGATGCAATTGGAAGAACCTGTGAACACATCTGAG ATGGGTGTGCCTGAAATAAATACTATCATCCTCTTGGACAGAGAG GTGGATATGATCACTCCAATGTGTTCGCAGTTAACATATGAAGGGCTGCTGGATGAG TTTCTTGGTATCAATAATGGTGCTGTGGAACTAGATGCATCTATTATGGGTGTCCAGCAAGAAGGCAAGAAGATAAAGGTTCCCCTTAATTCAAG TGACAAGTTGTTCAAAGAGATACGGGACCAGAACTTTGAAGTTGTTGTCCAG GTTCTACGTCAAAAAGCAACTTCCATGAAGCAAGATTACTCAGAGATGCAGACTACG ACCCAGACAGTCTCCGAGTTGAAGGATTTTGTCAAAAAGCTGAACTCATTGCCGGAAATGACT AGACACATAAATCTTGCTCAGCATTTAACTACATTTACATCTAAACCTTCATTCCTTGGCCGACTTGATATGGAGCAAACTCTTGTTGAGGCTGAAAGCTATGATAT ATGCTTTGAGTACATTGAGGAGATGATCCATAAGCAAGAGCCACTTATCAATGTTCTACGTCTTCTTGTCTTGTTCTCAATAACAAATTCAGGGTTGCCCAAGAAAAACTTTGACTATTTGAG GCGAGAACTGCTTCACAGCTATGGTTTTGAGCATATAGCAACCTTGAATAATTTGGAGAAGTCTGGATTGCTTAAGAAACAG GAGACTAAAAGCAATTGGATAACAATCAAACGTGCACTGCAGCTCGTAGTGGAGGATATTGATACTTCCAA TCCCAACGATATCTCCTATGTCTTCTCTGGGTATGCACCTCTCAGTATTCGCCTGGTTCAACATGCAATTCGATCTGGGTG GCGGCCGATTGAAGAAATATTGAAGCTGCTGCCAGGTCCACACTCAGATATTAAGAGG GGTGGATTTTCCAGCAGTCCATCATTGGACACATTAAACGGGTCTTCGCATGGCTCGGACAA AGTTGTTGATGGAAGGCGCTCTTTGGTTCTTGTTGTTTTCATTGGCGGAGTGACATCTGCAGAGATATCTGCTCTTCGTTTCCTGAGCAGCCAG GAAGGGATGGCATATGACATAATTGTAGCAACTACAAAAATTATCAACGGAAGCACATTGACAGAAACATTTGTGGAGAAATTGGGATGA